GCGTAGGTATATGGCTAATCCAGTAAGTTGTAAAGTGAGCTTATGACTAACCCACCTGATAATTAAATTAAACGGGTAAGTCCTAGAGATATTGTGATAGTAGTAAGCTAATGATGTTTTTACCAGAAGGTAAGGTGATTATGGCAATCACATTAGATAAAGCTGCATCTGGGAATATGACTCTTGAGGAGTTCTTTAATTATGACGATGGTACAGATGCTCTCTATGAGTTTGAAGATGGAGAATTGCTTCTGATAACGGCTGAGAGTGAGATAAATCGACGAATTGCCATGTTTATCCTTGTCTGCTTTGTGCAACTGGGTATTCCTGCTTATCGGCTGTCGATGAAAACAGAAATTATGACTACTGGCTCACGGGTGCGCGTTCCTGATTTAGTGGTGTTTTCTGAGGAGTTGGCGACGGCGATGGAGGGGGCTAAACGATCTACGGTAATGCCAGAGATGCCACCGCCGTTATTAGTGGTTGAAGTGGTAAGTCCAAATCAGAGTAGTCGTGATTATCGCTATAAGCGATCTGAGTATGCCGCACGGGGTATCGCTGAGTATTGGATTGTTGATCCGATACAACAGCGAGTGACAGTTCTGGAATGGGTAGAGGGTTTTTATGAGGAGAAGGTGTATTTAGGAGATAGTGCGATCGCTTCACTGGTATTTGCCGATCTAAAGTTGACTGCTGTTCAAGTTTTGCAGTGCCATTAAGCAGCACTCAATGTAGGTTG
This portion of the Nostoc sp. GT001 genome encodes:
- a CDS encoding Uma2 family endonuclease, with product MTLEEFFNYDDGTDALYEFEDGELLLITAESEINRRIAMFILVCFVQLGIPAYRLSMKTEIMTTGSRVRVPDLVVFSEELATAMEGAKRSTVMPEMPPPLLVVEVVSPNQSSRDYRYKRSEYAARGIAEYWIVDPIQQRVTVLEWVEGFYEEKVYLGDSAIASLVFADLKLTAVQVLQCH